Proteins found in one Pseudomonadota bacterium genomic segment:
- a CDS encoding NAD(P)-dependent alcohol dehydrogenase, whose translation MTAALGYASQTAASPLAPFSFERRLPGPHDVQIDILYCGVCHSDLHQARNEWHNTVYPCVPGHEIVGKVTTVGDQVRKFKVGDTAAIGCLVDSCRQCPSCREHLEQFCEKGPIFTYNSPEKQTGGTTYGGYSKMIVAHEDFVLHVPQDLNLAAVAPLLCAGITTYSPLRRWNVSKRQKVGIVGLGGLGHMAVKFANAFGANVVLFTTSPGKSEDAKRLGAHEVVVSRNEEEMQVHAGSVDFILDTVSAQHDLNAYLNLLKRDGTMVLVGAPEQPLPVASFNLIFQRRQLAGSLIGGLAETQEMLDFCGKHGITSDIEKINIQQINEAYDRLLKSDVKYRFVIDMASLQQAA comes from the coding sequence ATGACCGCTGCCCTTGGATACGCCTCGCAAACCGCCGCCAGCCCCCTCGCCCCGTTTTCCTTCGAACGCCGCCTGCCCGGTCCGCATGACGTGCAGATCGACATCCTCTACTGCGGCGTCTGCCACTCGGACCTGCATCAGGCCCGCAACGAATGGCACAATACCGTCTATCCCTGCGTTCCCGGCCATGAGATCGTTGGCAAGGTGACCACAGTAGGCGATCAGGTCCGCAAATTCAAAGTCGGGGATACCGCGGCGATCGGCTGCCTGGTGGATTCCTGCCGGCAATGCCCCAGCTGCCGCGAGCATCTGGAACAGTTCTGCGAAAAAGGCCCGATCTTCACCTACAACAGTCCGGAAAAACAAACCGGGGGCACTACGTATGGCGGATATTCCAAGATGATCGTCGCGCATGAGGATTTTGTCCTCCACGTTCCCCAGGATCTGAATCTTGCCGCAGTGGCTCCCCTGCTCTGCGCCGGCATTACCACCTACTCCCCGCTTCGCCGATGGAACGTCTCCAAGCGACAGAAAGTCGGGATCGTCGGCCTTGGAGGGCTCGGCCACATGGCGGTGAAATTCGCAAACGCCTTCGGCGCCAACGTCGTCCTCTTCACCACCTCTCCCGGCAAGAGCGAAGACGCCAAACGTCTGGGCGCGCATGAGGTGGTTGTTTCCAGGAATGAAGAGGAAATGCAGGTGCACGCAGGAAGCGTCGATTTCATCCTCGACACCGTTTCGGCCCAGCACGACCTCAATGCCTATCTAAACCTGCTGAAGCGCGACGGCACCATGGTGCTGGTCGGCGCGCCCGAACAGCCCCTGCCGGTGGCGTCCTTTAATCTCATCTTCCAGCGCCGCCAACTGGCGGGTTCGCTGATCGGCGGACTCGCTGAAACACAGGAGATGCTCGACTTCTGCGGCAAGCACGGCATCACCAGCGACATTGAAAAGATCAACATCCAGCAGATCAACGAAGCCTACGACCGCCTGCTCAAGAGCGACGTGAAATACCGCTTCGTCATCGACATGGCTTCGCTGCAACAAGCGGCCTAA